TTGAGCGGAATCAGACAACAAATGGCTTGCTTATAGTTGTCTACATATTAAGCTGGCATaggacaaaatattttaacattcaaaaaatgacacacttcacccATAAAGATGCTTTAGCACAGAAAtggaaaatactgtaatttttctTGCTCCCTAGATCTCGTGCTAAAACAATCCTTTCCTCATATGGGGATGTTCAGTGCTTTATAATCCATCTGAACTCTAATAAACCAAAGTTCTTTCATGGTACATGAAGTACTTTACAAAGAACTGATATTTAATCATAATTAAAGAGCAGTTTATATAATAATTCTCACATTACAGCCATTAATTTAACTCTTAACTGTCATGGGTGCCACTGGGTGGCAgaaccttcctaatattgttctgtatattgctcaaaggacaaaaacatttagatatgcattgaatatttaatttaggtCTATTTACATAATACTTGAATATTAGAATTGTATATGGCAGAAACTTCACAATTCAAATTAAGTGCATTTATCAAGCCtgtattgttgtttttgaaatgtgattttgtGTGTCTTGGGAGCCTGTGAGCAGATATTTAATGCACCCTCCTATTGGCAGTACAGTGAGCTTTCCTGTTATCATAGGTGCTGTCCCAATAATCCGATGTCCAAGAGGGAATGCTGCCGAAATGGTAGCCGTGGTAAGAGACCCACTGCTCTATTTTTTAATGTTCCTCTTATACTTGCTTTATGAGCAGTCTGAGACACCTTTGTCTTCTCCTGCTCGGTAAAGAGAGGTTTACGAATTCAGAAATTGAGTGTAAAAGAAATGTCTGTGGTTAAATGACCACTTCAAACCCCTACATAATCTCTTTGTTAAAgtgcatttgtacattttatacTCTATGTGCACAGCATGTAAACTGATACAGTCGCTTAATTCAGTTTTACTGATGGTACAGAATTCTTCTTTGTTCCGTATGTGGGATTCAGTCCAACCTTGGCTCGCTTTCACTAGAGTGCTGAGCTTTTAGATGATTAGTTTCAGCGAAAGAATGTCTCAATGTAATATGAGACAAAATTAACATCTGTCGCTCAGGTTATTGGattaatttattttggattaatttacatattgtaCAACTAATTTCTACTGGAAATAATTAGTAATGTTGATTTAACACTTTTTCATAACAGAAACTCGACAAGAAACTGAGAGAGAATCTGCGAGACGCTCGTAACAGCCTGTTCACCGGAGACACCATGGGCTCTGGCCAGTTCAGGTGGAGCAAAAGCACCCCCATAcaactgatggatggatggatggatggatggatggacagacagacagacagagatagatagacagacagagatagatagacagatagatagacagatagatagacagacagacagacagacagatagacagacatagacagacagataaatagacagatagacaaacatacagatagatagactgacagatagatagatagatagacatagataggcagacaaacagacagacagacacagatagatagactgacagatagacatagatagacagacaaacagatagatagatagacagacagacagacagataaatagacagacagacaaatcgatagatagacagacagacaaacagacagatagatagacggacagacaaacagacagacagatagacacagatagatagacagacagacagatagacaaacagacagatagatgatagattgatttgattgattgatagacagacagacatagatagacagacagacagacagacagacagatagatagatagatagatagacagacacagacagatacagaagatagatagatagatagacagacagacagacacacagatagatagacagacagacagacagatacacagatagatagatagatagatagatagatagatagatagatagatagacagacagacagacacacagatagatggatagatagacagacagacacacacagatagatagacagacagacagacagacacacagatcgacagacagacagatagacacagacagacacacagatagatagacagacagatagacagacacacagatagatagatagatagatagacagacagacacacacacagatagatagacagaccgACAGACacatagatagacagaccgACAGAcacatagatagacagacagacacacagatagatagatagatagacagacagacacacagatagatagatagatagatagacacacagacagacagacacacagatagatagatagatagatagatagacagatagacacacagatagatagacagacagacagacagacagacacagatagatagatagacagacagacagacacacagatagatagatagatagatagacagacagacagacagacagacagacacacagatagatagatagacagacagacacatagacagacacagatagacagacagacagacagacagacagacagacacacagatagatagatagacagacagacagacagacacacagatagatagatagacagacagacacatagaCAGAcaaagatagatagacagacagacagacagacacacagatagatagatagatagatagatagacagacacacacacagatagatagatagacagacagacagacagacagatagatagatagatagatagatagatagatagacagacagacagataaatagactGACAGACTCTACTATACTAGGACATCTTACGAAAGATGCAGACTCTAGAGACATGTTTTAGTATTGGCCCATAAAAATTCTCCCATCTTTCCCTCCACCTCTCCCACAGCTTCCAGAGGCCGCTGTTTGTTCTTGCCGATCGTAACCTGGATCTAGCAACTCCTCTCCACCACACATGGACGTATCAGGCTCTCATTCATGATGTGCTGGTGAGCAGAACCCAAAATAACCTTACATGACCCATAATTAATACTCCCTTTTCTACTagtgttaatgtattttttttccctaaatgGAAACTGCAAATAGTTCCAAGTTGCGGCATATGGAAAGATGAAGTTATTGCAGTTATCATATGGATGACAAAGGGGTTTCATGAAATGTGGAATGTACATGCTGGGTTGCTTTTTGTGCCAGTGATCACTAATCATTTTGGGGTTTTTGTCCACCgcctcaaaaatgttttttctcaaTTCCCTGTATGGCAGCAGTACTCTTGAGGGATtttattctatatattttttattcagagTAAAAGCTGTCATATATGTTCCCTTATgtccttttttatgtttttattcagttCTGTCGCCTTGCCTAACTAACATATGTCCTATATCAGGACTTCCATCTGAACCGGGTCAGTGTGGAGGAGTCTCAAGGGTCAGAGGCCAGCCCAGCGGGAGCAcgacccaaaaaaaaaaacaaaaagagctATGATCTCACTGCTGCTGACAGATTTTggcaaaaacacaaaggaaggtAAATATCTACTGTTGATAAAACAAATAAAGGTAATTATTGGTCgttaacaaatgtttttaattgttttctttctttttgaacTGATGACTGTCTGATGGAACTgcattttacttttacttttctaCATTTTGCTAATAAGTTTCCAAAGACCTTATTCTGTCCCAGTTTtgattaaagtgatagttcacccaaaaatgaaaattgtgtcatcatttactcaccctcatgacattccaaacttgtatgactctatttattctttttttttttttttggaagtcaGTGGGCACCAAAatggtttggttaccaacattcttcaaaatatcttattttgtgtgttccacaaagaaagaaagtgatacaggtttggaaggacatgagggtaaataatgacagaattttcttgggtgaactatccctttaaggacattTAATAAACCAACTGTACTGgcaaatgtgtaaatgtttgaTAGGAAAGCATCCCTAGTTGTCTTAATTCACTTAACTGGTTTGTCAGATGTCACAGTATTCGTTAATATTTAAGAACGTTTGCCAATGTTATTAATTTTTGCAAAATTGCATCAGTTCTGTGTTTTGAAAACTCTTTTAGTTTCATTCCTGCTTTCAGAACTGTATCCAACAGTTTATACAGATTTATTAACAACAGCTTAATGACACTTATTTTATCCTCCTCTGCAGAAAAgcatttaattgatttttgttCACCATTTCAGTCCATTCCCTGAGGTTGCAGAAGCCGTGCAGGAGGAACTGGATACATATCGAGCCCAAGAGGATGAGGTTAAACGCCTCAAGAGCATCATGGTAGGTTGATAAGGCTGATGATGAATTATATATGAAGGAATTGTTGCATGATGGTTAACACGGATAAATGTGATTTTCTTCAAAGGGCTTAGAAGGGGAGGATGATGGAGCTATTAGTATGTTGTCAGATAACACTGCCAAACTTACCTCAGCCGTCAGGTAAGAAGTTCTTCATACTATGAAGTAATTGTGTATTCTTGCATAAAGGACCGGTATGATGTATAGAATGTTAATTATTAAGGGCGCAGTATGTAAGTTTCTCccctagaggtcgcttattcaaaacaataacaaaggcgtagcttgatgacattgtgaatgagcgtggaatcacGGGTGTTGTTTTCTCCAGCAAGTTTTCAGGGAAGTGATTGATTGTGTTATGCCAATGTTTTTAGTTCTAATATTCCAACTGACAACCAGCCTAATTTTTTGACGCATGTGATAGTAGTGTGCGTGATTATAAAACGTGCCggagacatttaaaatgctttttgcgTAGTTCATTATACTTATTTTACGGAATGAAGTTTATTTCGTGGCTTAAATAAATGACCTGTTACCTGTTTGGCTCgtcaaaaatgttacattcaGCTGGCGCAAATTTGTTGACTTTTGAAAATCAAGTTAATTTTTTACTAGGAGAGGAGCAGTTTTCATGCAcaacattgtttttattgtctcttataacaaaaatattttattaaacccATGAAAATACAGatcttgttttaaataatgGTGAAAAATCCCTTTTTAAAACTGCTgttctattattattttgactggtatgtttttcataaattcacaaagtttacatatttaaatatttcagtttatattaaatgatgtatatgaaatatatcctaatataatctaattacatcCAGAACTTGTCTCATATTTCACGAGAGCTGTTATACATATGTATTAGTCATTGCACTCACAAAGGGCCTACCGCTGTACCCCTGCCTGACCCTACGCTTATAGAGTAGGATAACAGCGTGCTCTTCTCTCTCTAAACAGTTCTCTTcctgagctcctggaaaaaaaGAGACTGATTGACCTCCACACCAATGTTGCCACAGCGGTTTTGGACCACATCAAGGTCAGTGCTCaatgagaaaaatgtttttcatctcTTAGGTTACATTTTCTCAGCACATCATGTTATTTCTGTGAGGTAGAGTTGCATATTTTTCTTCTAAATTTGCCTGTCTGTCTTTAGAGCCGTAAGCTTGATGTGTACTTCGAGTACGAGGAGAAGCTCATGAGCAAGTCCACGCTCGATAAATCCCTGCTGGACATTATCAGTGATCCTGATGGTGAGTCTTGCTTGTGATAAACATTCAAGGTTAATAGTCTCATCAGTTCCATCTCAGATCTGTGATAATGAACCTTAAGCCCTATTTGGACTGGATTAGTTTTATGCGGGGTGGTGGGGTAATGAAAGAATTACCAAAGcttgtttgatattttaatcTTGTCCGAATTGGCCATGTAAGTAATTTTTGGACCTTTTCTGCTCTGCGTATTATCATGCTGGTAAAGATTACTGaaagggctgcacaattaatcaaaataaaactgaaatagcaATATGACTTATTaaatcgcaaaggctgtgatgtaattaaatatacagtagtcaacatttgaagtggatcaaaaaagttcatcaaaattgtcctaagaactaagttgtcctaagaggaaggttttaggacaactttgatgaaaggttttgatccacttcaaatgttgactactatattatGCGCTGGGTGTTTTAGAGTATAGTGCAGCACTGTGCTCTTTTACACTTGAGGAGCTCATGATTTAGTGTTTTTAGTGTCTCAGAGCGAATTGGTTGGCATtaaatgctgctccacatgAACTCATCTATGAGTTTGGATCACTTATTAGTGCAATTGGGAAGGCAACATGCATATTCCCAAACTTGAAATGAGCACTTCTAAACCGGCTGTTGTCAACAAGAGAAGCTTTAtggtttgattttaatttttatttttgtaataataattttggtcccactttatattaggctTCTTTAACAACTATGTAGTaagatttaaattaatcatttaatacaGTACACTTATTGTGCATGTTTtatattgtacttatatttaaaaatacctgcatgtaattacatctgtaattatttctgtaatgacatctataattacactgttgacccttcccttaccCTACACCTTaaacccataccaccaaacctgtccccaagtatcccacctcaatagtagcacaagtgttttgcaaAACAACAAGTACACAAAATAAGTACATTATACTTTtgatgcaagtacatagtagttaaaggcacctaatataaagtgtgacagatttttttttccccatatcatgcagccctagtttACAGTGTCTTTTAACTTTTATACAATTCCCTGTAGAAATGCccagagggggaaaaaaatccctTGTGAACTGTCATGCAAATAAATAACCTTGCGGTTCTCTAACATCTGACTGGATGAGCCCTGCTCAAAGCCATTGTAAAATATGCATATCTGTGACTGCACATCAGTTGAATTTTATGCTACTGGCACAAGTTGCTAcaaaccaataataataatgctaggtaatagtaataatattgaTGATGACAATAATAAGATCTTTGATTAATATGTGGCTTGGCAACCATGACAAACTACACATTCTGCCTGACAACACCCCATAATTGTGGTAAAATCTCTGTAACACTTGGCCTCAagtggcttattgctttaataagCCTTGACTTCTCAGCTGGTCTTTGAGCTTGACCGTAATCCAAACACCACTATATCCCTCAAAGCATGGCATACTGCCTTACTGtcataaaattttgttttaacaAGAACAGCCCCATCCTGAGAGATCAAACGAAACTAATTGAATGAGTAACTCATACCCCCTTCCCCTAATGAGGGCCTATCCCACCCCTCATCCTCATCCAGTCATTTTTCCAGCTTAGCGGACTGAAATGCATCACATCCCTAGGGGGAAGCGGCCCGCTTTAAAGGCTCTCTGTGATGCTACCACAGGACGGGATTTGTTTTCTCTCCTGCCAGCATTGTGAGGTTTCAAGAGGACACTGTTTCTTGATCTCCACAGGGTCCTCTGTTGGTTCATGGGTTTTCTTATGAGTACACAGGAATGGCCACTAAATATAATGATAGTGATCAGATATTTTTCAAGTGATACACAATGCTTTATTGTTCCGATGAGCACAATCTTTGATTTACCAATCATGTTTCGCTAGTTTTGGAGGGGGCAAAAAAACCCTAACAAACTCTAGTAGTTCTtgaatttaaagtaactgtaaGCATTTGCATAATGACtgtataaatgttgttcttATTGGTAGCTGGAACAGCAGAGGATAAGATGAGGCTGTTTCTGATCTACTACATCACTTCCCAGCAGCCCCCATCTGAGGTAAGGCCCCACACCACCATGGTCATGATCAAGTAGTTATCATAATAAACTACATCCCGAAAGAAACTTTCAGTACAAGTTAAGTTTAGGGACAGCAATATTGATTACCATTCAACAAAAGCAATTTGTGAGGCTTACTTTTGTATGGaagcatttaaattaatttttctgtttaaaattgtGAATTATTTGAGCTGTGAAGTTGTCCTTGTCATTTTAAGCATTATATTGTCATGACAACAAAAGTGTGAATTTAGATATACTGtaactttacacagaaaaggtTAATAAGCAATTTGGTCATAATTTATGTACGCaatattgtttgtgtgtgtactatTGAAACAAtaggtattttaatatttatggaTTGGCCTTTCATTTCCATAGTGCATCACTGCAACCCAgatttttgcatctttttttcttttctttttttcttctttaagaAATATCAGAACaagtgaaaattattttttgtggtaatcaacattatgctaCAAACAGTGTCGACTGAGCTTAACTTGTTCTGAACCAAGGATACTCCTTTAAGAGTACTAGATAAATAATCCTAAAACGTAGGTTTGAGAATGTCTGTGGTGGGCTACCCTGATGTGCACTTTCGGTAACACCACAATTTATTATAATCAGTGGCAAATGCATGGACTTCATTGTTTGGGGACACATGGAGCCAAAAACATTCTGTCCATTCCCTATGAAGCTCGGCCCGGGTTCTTAAACTGTACTTTCAGAAGCTGTCTTCAAAAGCCTTGTTGTTCTTTGGGACACATGCAGCGCAGATTTGAGGAACTCTGACACCCTTTGATGCCACAGCCAAGTGTTATTACTCTTGTACCTTGATAAAGCAGGATTGTTCAGCTAATGGAAAGATCTCTTTTTCTGTGGGATGTTACTTAAACGGCCATACAAATGAAAGTTTTGAGTTCTTGTGTACACTTCCGACGCGAGGGGACGGAACCGTGGGACCAAGCTGTGATGGACGATGTCCAAGTGACCACATTTCAACCCTGGAGAAAGCACACTGACCCATGCTAACTGTCATTCCCTATTATGTTTACCGATGCAGGCTGTAAAAGCTTTGACTTTCCAAAAGAGAAGAGTCTGAACCATTTTTCCATGTCTTTTGGTATCCTTTCTTTCATCTGTGTCCTTGTGAACCAGCATGGGTTATTGTTGGCTGAGTATTTGCTTAAACTTCAAAAACTgccattttgttgtttgttttctgaGGCTGTAATTAGGTTGGTGACATGAAAATGGCCCTCTCACTCATGTGGTATAGACAACTATGTCTCTAACAGGAATGAGATTTTCTCCTCACCCTGATGGATGCTTATGGCTTGTGAGCTATATGTCATCCTTCATTCTATAAAAACAGCTACTCTTGAATggtgcatttttgttttcatcttTGAGAGTCGAGTGTTGAAAAAAGACATTTGGTTCTTTTTAGGCTGATCTAGAACAGTACAAGAAAGCCTTGGTTGATGCAGGCTGCGACCTATCCCCACTTAACTACATTAAGCAGTGGAAGTAAGTTCTGGCCATTGTCAACAAACACACCATAATACGCTGTCACATTTGCCTAGTTACTACATTAAATTCAGCAGAAAGATGAGAACAGTAGTGTTGCAAACTAATATGACCTATTTTCCAGAGCTTTCACCAAGATGGCTGCAACGCCAGCCAATTACGGGAGCAGTGGAGTGAAACCAATGGGGTATGAGGCTACACTAAATTTAATTCTCAAAATGTGAATCCTTTTGCTGATGTGTTTTTAATGCAGTGACCTGTCTTTTTTCAGACTGTTCTCGAGGGTGATGAACACTGGCTCCCAGTTTGTGATGGAGGGGGTGAAAAATCTGGTCCTGAAACAACATGTGAGTATTTATTACCACTTAcacttaagaaaaaaagaattaacaAGCCATCCATATCTGCAACAACTACCATGAGCtaaattttatgattttcacCTCAAATTGTGCCTCTTATTGAGGACTTGTGTGTTCCTACAAGGGATATGTAGAATGTTCTTAAGAGACAGGggatcaaatgtaaaaaaagaaaaaaaagaaaaagggggCATCTATCACTACTATAATTCCTATATGATCATTTCATATATGCAGGCCATGTCACTTCACCATTTTAATAGCCTAACAGCCTACATTTCACATAATAGGGCAATAGATGGCACTTGGACTTAATTTAACCGACTATGATAGTTTCATCAAATGGTAAATTAATATATAGTAcataaataagaataaattgAACACTACTTACCATTAATGCACTTCTGGTGCTGCATAGTTTTGCAGAGTGCTTTGGAGTCAATTCACTTCTGATTTTTAAGAATTTGTAAAATGAGACAAACTGCAGATCCACAAATGCAAATTCTTTTGTCCATTCAGACTGTATTCTTTTCTATTCACCTTTGTTAAGAATTGAAAACAGACTTTCAACCAATTTATGATGCATAAGACTGGGAAATTACTACTTCACTTCACATAGTCCAATGAAATTTGAGCTTGTTGTGCCACATGACGATTGGTTGATGTATTATACATGACAAACGGAGTAACTgacatttataaatcatgtaatattttttaaagttgtgGATAAATGTGGATTTTTATTTGAACAGACTCAATAATCGTTGAGAGAGGGCCATATGTGGTCCACGGTTCTCGGACGCTTTTGTATACAGACTGTCTAGGCACAGTTATGAATGTGTAACTACTAACAAAACAccttgcattttgttttttacagtgagCAAAATAATTACAACAAAAAGAAATTTGATTGAATAGAATGAATAGTGGTTCGCAAGCAAGCAATGTCAGAATGGCAGTTtgtcagttaaagggatagttcacccaaaaattaaaattctgtcatcatttactcaccctcaggttgttccaaacctgtataaatttctttgttctgttgaacacaaaggaatatattttgaagaatgtgggacaCTGAACAATTCTGtggcaccactgacttccatagtattttttttcctactatggaagtcaatggtgccccaaagtggcctggttacaaacttccttcaaaatatcttcctatGTGTTCAGCAGagcaaagaaattcatacaggtttggaacaacttgagggtgagtaaatgatgacatatgtttcatttttgggtgaactatccctttaagtctgaAGCAAGATGCAAACCTTTAGCAACGCATTATGACAATGACGTCTCTGACAGCagatatgtaaaaaataaatgggaattttcagacttttgagcATTTTGTTACTGTTTTGTACACATTGCTATATTGATTATAATTCaagtgcattttgttttattgacttCAATATTATTGTAGAGATAATTGTAGAGAGAAGCACTTTTGATTCCTTATGAAAAAGGGCAGGGGCTTGAGCCCCCAGAATTTATGGGTTTATTttgattctcttttttttttttctcatatagAACTTGCCGGTTACTCGCATCTTGGACAATTTGATGGAAATGAAGTCAAACCCGGTGAGCGCTCCTTTTCCCTACATCGTTTTAACTTCTCCCTCATAAGCACAAATATTCAACATATTTTGCTGCTATATTAGTATGAAATATGTAGTAATTAATCATCAGCTTATAGTAATTAATCATCTGTCCAAATGTTAGCTAAAAGTCTAAATCCAAAAATCTTTAAAGACCATTGTGCCCAGTCAGTGTGCACACTTGTTATTGTGTATCACCACAGTTGACTGCTTTACCTCCCACTGCGGATTAATACATATGACACTGCAGCGCTATGGGACACTGAATTTGCTCTGATGGGGCACTGAAGAGGCTCTTTGAGTGTGCCGAGACTTCAATCCAAGCAATCTGAGCTGCACGGTTAATGCGACTGTCTCAGCCAGGGGAACACCTgcggagagagagaggcagagagtTTCTAGTGAGCAAACCTGAAGCATGATGTATTACGTTTCTAGGGCTAAGGGATTTGGAATCAATGCATTTGGGCCTTTGTGAGGTGGAACAGAGATGCAAACCCTCAGGTGCGCAGCACTAGGGGGCGTCTGTACAGAAGCCTAAGCTATTTCAGCGATTAATTGTATTGTGTTCTGCTACGCACTTAAGGATCTCATTGTCTGCAAAATGTCTGTATATGAAGCATCAGGTATTTGAACACACTGGCGGTTTTCAAGTTATTGTTGGATCACCTTAAAGGAAAAATCTGCTTTGAAAATTTCTCCTGATGCTTTGAAATCAACTAGCTTCCAGGACAGTGTGGGGGGAATGATTAAtgctgatttgtttttttttttttgttttataaatgtgGAATTACCACAAAGGATATGATGTGGCAAATCTTTGACAGCGCCCTCATAATAGGACTCCTCTCTATTTAGACATCTTGAATTCTCCCTAAGCACACTTCCAAGAACTATCCcgatgtgttttaaatataaaacgttGTAATGGAGACAGCTAGCTGACATATAAGCTCTTGAATTCATTgcttgtgtaacagtggccTTTTAGCTTCCCCTTCGTACCTTGACATAAAGACCTTATTTCCTTCTGAAACACCCTCAGGGTCCCTCTGATCTTCTCAGCCTTAAAAGCTGGGGTGGACAGATTTCCATATCCCGTTACCAACTGGAAATGCTTTCCCTTCACTGCCCATAAACCTGAATTGAACATAACCGTATTATCATTTTCTCAGCTACTGGAATTTCAGTGCCCTGCACAATACGGCTGTTGTTGGAGAAGCTGGGCAACTGAGCACTTCAGAATCTCCTGCCTCCGCCACTCGTCAGATAGTCCTTGCAGATGGGCCTGTGCGACCAGGTTGCAATAGTATGTTCGGCTATTAATACAAAGCTTTGTTACCCAGTTAGGGTAAACCGATAGCAGAAAAATCTAGAGCATTTTACCATTTGCAAGTGGAGTGGGGCTCTTCTTTCAGTAAGTTGACGGCAAAGTATTTCTCCCCAGAATGAAGTATGCGCCAAAGCGCCAGGACTGCCAGGCCGGGCTGACTGAGGTCCCGTGGGGGAAGAGACAGGCTTGGCCCATCCGATACAGAGGATGAGGAAGTAGGAGGCCATTGGCCCCCGCCTCAGAGACAGCTCTCCTCAATTTGTGTCGGGACTCTTCAAAGCAGAGAGATGATAATCTTGCTTTTTTAGTCAAACTGGAGGACATTTTACTGTTTGAGGCTTCTGGTTCTCAGACGAATGGTTGCTGGGAAGCATTAGATCTTGATAAGCATTTAATGTAGATGGATGAGGTGGTTTTTAGGAGATGATGTGGGGAGGGTGCGCTGAGTGTTATTTCATCCCTAATTTACTTACGTGCTCTGTAATCCCTAATGTTAGGTGTTGTGATTTTTGTAGGAGACCGATGACTACAGATACTTCGATCCCAAGATGCTTCGCGGAAGCGAGAGGTAAGACACTGAAGACGAAGACTAGGCCCCTTGGATTTTCAAATGATACATCTCTGTGTTTGACTTGGTCCCACTGTATTCAAATATTATGTTAAAGTCATTTGATCCATGGAGGAATTCTAAATTGCTTGTGTCTTTATTAC
This window of the Ctenopharyngodon idella isolate HZGC_01 chromosome 17, HZGC01, whole genome shotgun sequence genome carries:
- the scfd1 gene encoding sec1 family domain-containing protein 1 isoform X2, which gives rise to MAASVREKQTAALKRMLNFNAPPLKNTTAEPVWKVLIYDRFGQDIISPLLSVKELRDMGITLHLLLHSDRDPIPDVPAVYFVMPTEENVDRICQDLRNQLYESYYLNFISAISRSKLEDIASAALAANAVNQVTKVFDQYLNFITLEDDMFILCNQNKEHISYHAINKPDIMDTDMEGIMDTIVDSLFCFFVTLGAVPIIRCPRGNAAEMVAVKLDKKLRENLRDARNSLFTGDTMGSGQFSFQRPLFVLADRNLDLATPLHHTWTYQALIHDVLDFHLNRVSVEESQGSEASPAGARPKKKNKKSYDLTAADRFWQKHKGSPFPEVAEAVQEELDTYRAQEDEVKRLKSIMGLEGEDDGAISMLSDNTAKLTSAVSSLPELLEKKRLIDLHTNVATAVLDHIKSRKLDVYFEYEEKLMSKSTLDKSLLDIISDPDAGTAEDKMRLFLIYYITSQQPPSEADLEQYKKALVDAGCDLSPLNYIKQWKAFTKMAATPANYGSSGVKPMGLFSRVMNTGSQFVMEGVKNLVLKQHNLPVTRILDNLMEMKSNPLLEFQCPAQYGCCWRSWATEHFRISCLRHSSDSPCRWACATRLQ
- the scfd1 gene encoding sec1 family domain-containing protein 1 isoform X1 produces the protein MAASVREKQTAALKRMLNFNAPPLKNTTAEPVWKVLIYDRFGQDIISPLLSVKELRDMGITLHLLLHSDRDPIPDVPAVYFVMPTEENVDRICQDLRNQLYESYYLNFISAISRSKLEDIASAALAANAVNQVTKVFDQYLNFITLEDDMFILCNQNKEHISYHAINKPDIMDTDMEGIMDTIVDSLFCFFVTLGAVPIIRCPRGNAAEMVAVKLDKKLRENLRDARNSLFTGDTMGSGQFSFQRPLFVLADRNLDLATPLHHTWTYQALIHDVLDFHLNRVSVEESQGSEASPAGARPKKKNKKSYDLTAADRFWQKHKGSPFPEVAEAVQEELDTYRAQEDEVKRLKSIMGLEGEDDGAISMLSDNTAKLTSAVSSLPELLEKKRLIDLHTNVATAVLDHIKSRKLDVYFEYEEKLMSKSTLDKSLLDIISDPDAGTAEDKMRLFLIYYITSQQPPSEADLEQYKKALVDAGCDLSPLNYIKQWKAFTKMAATPANYGSSGVKPMGLFSRVMNTGSQFVMEGVKNLVLKQHNLPVTRILDNLMEMKSNPETDDYRYFDPKMLRGSESSIPRNKNPFQEAIVFVVGGGNYIEYQNLVDYTKAKQGKRVLYGCSELFNAAQFIKQLSQLGQK